One Triticum dicoccoides isolate Atlit2015 ecotype Zavitan chromosome 5B, WEW_v2.0, whole genome shotgun sequence genomic window carries:
- the LOC119306279 gene encoding uncharacterized protein LOC119306279, whose protein sequence is MGLCVSYDAAADGPATARVVLPSGELREYSPSATAAMALEEVGQQGWFLCDADRMGFEGSVAAVAGGEELQPGQIYFVLPAEMLRRRLTGEEVASLAVKASAALVKAATASSSGGRRRRGSVAPLVFAPSEEDYSDETLAKFAVKPAVPQKRRVAYRGGRSPPRFSPDLAAILESE, encoded by the coding sequence ATGGGCCTGTGTGTGTCGTACGACGCGGCGGCCGACGGCCCAGCGACCGCGAGAGTGGTGCTCCCCAGCGGCGAGCTCCGGGAGTACTCGCCGTCCGCGACGGCGGCTATGGCGCTGGAGGAGGTCGGCCAGCAGGGGTGGTTCCTGTGCGACGCCGACAGGATGGGGTTCGAGGGCTCCGTCGCGGCGGTGGCTGGCGGCGAGGAGCTCCAGCCGGGGCAGATCTACTTCGTGCTCCCCGCAGAGATGCTGCGACGCCGCCTCACCGGCGAGGAGGTGGCCTCGCTCGCTGTCAAGGCCAGCGCCGCCCTCGTCAAGGCCGCCACCGCCTCGTCATCCGGAGGCCGGCGCCGTCGGGGCTCCGTGGCGCCGCTCGTGTTCGCGCCGTCGGAGGAGGACTATTCGGACGAAACCTTGGCGAAGTTTGCAGTGAAGCCGGCGGTGCCGCAGAAGCGGAGGGTGGCTTACCGAGGCGGGAGGTCGCCGCCGAGATTCTCACCTGACTTAGCCGCCATCCTGGAGAGCGAGTAG